From the genome of Eucalyptus grandis isolate ANBG69807.140 chromosome 2, ASM1654582v1, whole genome shotgun sequence, one region includes:
- the LOC104432740 gene encoding epsin-3 translates to MSILSRSDPHMGNPLFHEFKKQASFFLKEKIKTARLVLTDVTPAQLLTEDAINGNSWSSPDTRTLGRISKAAFEVDDYWRIVDILHDRLSGFDKKNWRISYNSLIVLEHLLTHGPESVAEEFQSDKDVIAQAGSFQYIDEKGFNWGLAVRKKSERVLKFLEKGPLLKEERERARKLTRGIQGFGSFCQRTCSTQSTPEDFSFKPYGRCNSQPEDQENEAPEGELTKNAGASEQDTDNGRVFPRSAKAMENSSGDDASLEIYCSGTSFKENMEPSKEANAVQKHKWSCIKESRPLLDGKGDDFCNAVDAEGGDHPFNHAEHECADSLIPVGN, encoded by the exons ATGTCGATCTTGAGCAGAAGCGATCCCCACATGGGCAACCCATTGTTCCACGAATTCAAGAAGCAAGCTTCCTTCTTTCTGAAGGAGAAGATCAAGACCGCCAGATTGGTCCTCACGGATGTCACGCCCGCACAGCT GTTGACCGAGGACGCGATCAATGGAAATTCATGGAGTTCACCGGACACAAGAACGCTGGGTAGGATCTCAAAGGCAGCTTTTGAAGTCGATGATTACTGGAGGATTGTGGATATATTGCACGACAG GTTGTCCGGATTTGACAAGAAGAACTGGAGGATCTCCTACAACTCTCTGATTGTGCTCGAGCACTTATTGACCCATGGACCAGAAAGCGTGGCAGAGGAATTCCAGAGCGATAAAGACGTCATCGCGCAGGCCGGGAGCTTCCAATACATTGATGAAAAGGG ATTCAACTGGGGTCTAGCTGTCCGAAAGAAATCAGAGAGAGTACTCAAGTTCCTAGAGAAAGGGCCTCTTCTCAAGGAGGAGAGGGAGCGAGCTCGGAAACTGACCCGGGGGATCCAAGGATTCGGAAGTTTCTGCCAGCGGACTTGCTCGACGCAGAGCACCccagaagatttttcatttAAACCCTATGGAAGATGCAATTCTCAGCCTGAAGACCAGGAAAACGAGGCCCCAGAGGGAGAGCTGACAAAGAATGCTGGAGCTTCAGAGCAAGACACTGACAATGGGAGAGTATTTCCTCGTTCTGCCAAAGCAATGGAGAATTCGAGTGGCGATGATGCTTCGCTCGAGATTTACTGCTCCGGGACGAGTTTCAAAGAGAACATGGAGCCGAGCAAGGAAGCGAATGCGGTGCAGAAACACAAATGGAGCTGCATTAAGGAGTCCAGACCACTTCTGGATGGTAAAGGTGATGATTTCTGCAATGCGGTTGATGCAGAGGGTGGTGATCACCCTTTCAATCACGCCGAGCATGAGTGCGCAGACTCCCTTATTCCTGTGGGAAACTGA